A portion of the Cyanobacterium sp. T60_A2020_053 genome contains these proteins:
- a CDS encoding type II toxin-antitoxin system HicB family antitoxin: MKIKVLVWQEDDVWCASVPSLKGCHTWGESYEHLLEMVKEAIELYLDDSIEEEIPENYQLIELAL; this comes from the coding sequence ATGAAAATTAAAGTTTTAGTGTGGCAAGAAGATGATGTTTGGTGTGCAAGTGTACCTTCTCTCAAAGGTTGTCATACTTGGGGAGAAAGTTATGAACATTTGTTAGAAATGGTGAAAGAAGCGATCGAACTTTATTTAGACGATTCTATTGAAGAAGAAATACCCGAAAATTATCAACTAATTGAATTAGCCTTATAA
- a CDS encoding AarF/ABC1/UbiB kinase family protein, whose amino-acid sequence MTSSITKGKSSSRQREIIEIVLGNGWDYMRGILTGGKSDKPQLPPPEVLKRILVQLGPFYVKFGQLLSTRPDLLPPRYIEALTALQAEVPPVTWGEVERTLQDQYNRPLEQIFAHLDREPLAAGSIAQVHRGKLISGEDVAIKVQRPNIERIVNQDISIIKGIADLVALSDFGNDYDVVSLAEEFTNAVLAELDFRKEATFTEKLRFNLNQSKWFDPQKIAVPKIYWDYTTEKILVMEWLQGKPILKAKMPEDSKLIADLSTLLFRAFFQQIYVDGFFHADPHPGNIFYLDDGRLGLIDCGMIGRLDPRTQQLLTEMLLAVVDIDAQKCAQLTLELSENNSSKTNIARLENDYNIMLRKYYNMSLSQINFSEVFYEILEVSRNNKIKLPGNMGLYAKSLANLEGVARQFNPDINLLNEIKPLTMDLLRRQLVGDTPLQTAFRTVLDLKSIGLRSPRQLDVILDRLSSETLQFNLQIRELDNLRRSLDDSANRLSFSIVVGALIMGAAIISTGASTAQLMLLSNILFAAASLLGLWLIVSILRSGRLK is encoded by the coding sequence ATGACCAGTTCAATCACAAAAGGCAAAAGTAGTTCTCGACAAAGAGAAATTATCGAAATCGTTTTAGGTAACGGTTGGGATTATATGCGAGGAATTTTGACTGGGGGAAAGTCAGATAAACCTCAATTACCTCCACCAGAGGTACTGAAACGCATTTTAGTGCAGTTAGGTCCATTTTATGTTAAATTTGGTCAGTTACTAAGCACTAGACCTGATCTATTGCCACCTCGATATATTGAGGCTCTAACCGCATTACAGGCAGAAGTACCACCAGTAACATGGGGAGAGGTAGAAAGAACCCTTCAAGACCAATATAATCGACCTTTAGAACAGATTTTTGCTCACTTAGATCGAGAACCCTTAGCGGCTGGTTCTATTGCTCAAGTACATCGTGGTAAATTAATAAGCGGAGAGGATGTAGCGATCAAAGTTCAGCGCCCGAATATAGAACGCATTGTTAATCAAGATATTAGTATCATCAAAGGTATTGCCGATTTGGTGGCGTTGAGTGATTTTGGCAATGATTATGATGTGGTTAGTTTAGCGGAAGAGTTTACTAATGCGGTGTTGGCAGAGTTAGATTTTAGGAAAGAAGCTACTTTTACAGAAAAGTTAAGATTTAATCTGAATCAGAGTAAATGGTTTGATCCTCAAAAAATCGCTGTCCCTAAAATTTATTGGGATTATACCACTGAAAAAATTTTGGTAATGGAGTGGTTACAGGGTAAGCCAATTCTCAAGGCAAAAATGCCAGAAGATAGTAAATTAATTGCTGATTTAAGCACTTTATTATTTCGAGCTTTTTTTCAACAAATTTATGTAGATGGTTTTTTTCATGCTGATCCTCATCCGGGTAATATTTTTTACTTGGATGACGGGCGCTTGGGTTTGATTGATTGTGGTATGATAGGGCGTTTAGACCCTCGTACTCAACAGTTATTAACAGAAATGTTGTTGGCAGTAGTGGATATTGATGCTCAGAAGTGCGCCCAGTTAACTTTAGAATTATCAGAAAATAATTCTAGTAAAACTAATATTGCTCGTTTGGAAAATGACTATAATATTATGTTGAGAAAGTACTATAATATGAGTCTTTCTCAAATTAATTTTAGTGAGGTTTTTTATGAGATTTTAGAGGTAAGTAGAAATAATAAAATTAAGCTACCCGGTAATATGGGTTTATACGCTAAAAGTTTAGCCAATTTAGAAGGAGTTGCTCGTCAATTTAATCCCGATATTAACCTTTTAAATGAAATAAAACCTTTAACGATGGATTTATTGCGCCGTCAACTGGTGGGGGATACTCCTTTACAAACGGCTTTTCGTACAGTTTTAGATTTAAAATCTATTGGTTTACGTTCTCCTCGTCAACTAGATGTTATTCTTGATCGCTTAAGTTCGGAAACTTTACAGTTCAATCTACAAATCAGAGAATTAGATAATTTACGGCGTAGTTTGGATGATTCAGCTAACCGTTTATCTTTTAGTATTGTGGTAGGGGCGCTGATTATGGGTGCTGCGATTATTTCGACGGGCGCTTCCACGGCACAATTAATGTTATTAAGTAATATTTTATTTGCGGCGGCAAGTTTATTGGGTTTATGGCTAATTGTTAGTATTTTACGATCCGGGCGCTTGAAATAG
- the dnaJ gene encoding molecular chaperone DnaJ: MSGDYYQTLGVSRDATKEEIKRAYRQQARKYHPDVNKESGAEEKFKEINRAYEVLSEPETKARYDRFGEAGVSGGGAGASGFDPSDMGGFSDIFETFFGGGFSTGGATSSRRRGPVRGDDLRLDLTLKFREAVFGGEKEIKIPHLETCEVCDGTGAKKGSGVKTCPTCNGAGQVRRATRTPFGSFAQVTVCPTCNGEGQIIEEKCESCGGQGRKQQNKKLKITIPAGVDNGTRLRVSGEGDAGLKGGPAGDLYVYLAVEKDSQFRRDGNNIHSEISISYLQAILGCRLKVATIDGDEELAINAGLQPDTVLTLRSKGVPKLGNSVSRGDHLLTVHVEIPTKISGEERELLEKLAKIKGDHTSKGGFERFIDSIFHSNK, from the coding sequence ATGTCAGGCGATTATTACCAAACCCTCGGAGTCTCCCGTGATGCAACCAAAGAAGAAATCAAAAGAGCCTATCGTCAACAGGCGCGGAAATATCACCCCGACGTGAATAAGGAATCGGGTGCAGAAGAAAAATTTAAGGAAATAAATCGAGCCTATGAAGTGCTGTCCGAACCAGAAACCAAAGCTCGTTATGATCGTTTTGGCGAAGCTGGGGTAAGTGGTGGAGGCGCTGGTGCTTCTGGCTTTGATCCTAGTGATATGGGCGGTTTTAGTGATATATTTGAAACTTTCTTTGGCGGTGGTTTTAGTACGGGGGGCGCTACTTCTAGTCGTCGTCGTGGTCCAGTGCGGGGGGATGATCTCCGTCTTGATTTAACTCTCAAATTCCGTGAAGCAGTATTCGGTGGCGAAAAAGAAATCAAAATTCCCCACCTTGAAACCTGTGAGGTTTGTGACGGCACAGGCGCTAAAAAAGGTAGTGGCGTGAAAACTTGTCCCACTTGTAATGGTGCTGGGCAGGTGAGGCGCGCTACTCGTACTCCCTTCGGTAGTTTTGCTCAAGTCACCGTTTGCCCTACTTGTAATGGTGAAGGACAAATTATTGAAGAAAAATGCGAATCTTGCGGAGGGCAAGGACGCAAACAACAAAACAAGAAACTAAAAATTACCATCCCTGCCGGAGTTGATAATGGCACTCGTTTAAGGGTGAGTGGAGAAGGTGATGCTGGTCTAAAAGGTGGTCCAGCTGGTGATTTGTACGTTTATCTCGCTGTAGAAAAAGATTCTCAGTTTAGACGTGATGGTAATAATATTCACTCGGAAATCAGCATCAGCTATTTACAAGCTATTCTTGGTTGTCGTTTGAAAGTTGCTACTATTGATGGTGATGAAGAGTTAGCTATTAATGCTGGTTTACAACCAGATACAGTGCTAACATTGCGTAGTAAGGGTGTACCAAAACTGGGTAATTCTGTGAGTCGAGGTGATCATTTGTTAACAGTTCATGTGGAGATACCTACTAAAATTAGTGGAGAGGAACGAGAATTGTTAGAAAAATTAGCCAAAATCAAAGGAGATCATACTTCAAAAGGTGGTTTCGAGCGTTTTATTGATAGTATTTTTCATAGTAATAAATAG
- a CDS encoding permease: MDQLYSALTLFLSLLVEAMPFLLLGVLLSSSLIIFVDERKLISLMPSNPILGSIVGSLFGFCFPVCECGNIPVARRFLLQGLPTSVAVSFLLAAPTINPVVLWSTYVAFRGQPIIFWLRILFSLTIAISMGCLFSLQKDFRPLLKPSLAKRITVLLNPPPPSPSTSEYSLLNSGSFILNQSGQMVKMDENLLKSEEKKAKSPFTSEKLNLFIDNVTQELRDLGGVLVLGSAIAASVQVFIPREIILNIGQDTITSIVAMMILAAVVSICSTVDSFFVLSFASTFTTASLVAFLVFGPMIDIKAMGLMLSIFKPRMILYLMILIAQLTFIFTLSYSYFF; the protein is encoded by the coding sequence ATGGATCAGTTATACAGCGCCCTCACCCTATTTTTAAGTTTGTTGGTGGAAGCAATGCCATTTCTACTGTTAGGAGTATTGCTTTCTAGTAGTTTAATAATTTTTGTAGATGAAAGAAAACTTATCTCTTTAATGCCATCAAACCCAATTCTAGGCTCTATTGTGGGCAGTTTATTCGGTTTTTGCTTTCCCGTCTGTGAATGCGGTAATATTCCCGTCGCGCGCCGATTTTTACTACAAGGATTGCCCACTTCCGTTGCAGTTTCCTTTTTATTAGCAGCGCCCACCATCAATCCAGTGGTATTATGGTCAACTTATGTAGCATTTCGAGGACAACCCATCATCTTTTGGTTAAGAATCCTTTTTTCTCTGACCATTGCTATTTCCATGGGTTGCCTTTTTAGCCTCCAAAAAGATTTTCGCCCCCTCTTAAAACCATCCTTAGCCAAACGCATCACGGTTTTATTAAATCCACCACCACCATCTCCCAGCACCTCAGAATATAGCCTATTAAACTCAGGTAGTTTTATTTTAAATCAGTCAGGGCAAATGGTAAAAATGGATGAAAATTTGCTTAAATCTGAGGAAAAAAAAGCAAAATCGCCCTTTACATCCGAAAAATTAAACTTGTTTATTGATAACGTCACCCAAGAATTAAGAGATTTAGGAGGAGTATTGGTGTTAGGTAGTGCTATCGCTGCCTCAGTGCAAGTTTTTATACCAAGAGAAATTATCTTAAATATTGGACAAGATACCATTACTTCCATTGTTGCCATGATGATTCTAGCGGCGGTGGTGTCTATTTGCTCTACTGTGGACTCATTTTTTGTCTTGTCATTTGCGTCCACTTTTACCACAGCCTCCCTAGTGGCTTTTTTGGTATTTGGTCCTATGATTGACATTAAAGCCATGGGTTTAATGTTATCAATTTTTAAACCCAGAATGATTCTATATTTAATGATATTAATTGCTCAATTAACCTTCATTTTTACCCTGTCTTACAGTTACTTTTTTTAA
- a CDS encoding carbon dioxide-concentrating mechanism protein has translation MRKKHVSPDSALGLVSTLSFPAIVGTADMMLKSAEVILVGYEKIGSGYCTAIVRGNIADVRLAVEEGARMAEQIGQLHTKLVIARPMPNLEAIFPIGSKLVELAQQERGYSRLSNRSIGLIETRGFPAMVGAADAMMKSADVQLASYETIGDGLCTAIIRGTVANVAVAIEAGMAEAQRIGELNAVMIIPRLLEDLEHTLPVANYWLEEKEKQQPLPNFAQQKRSIPRKKFVALPELEKVPVNLNRGQKVELKAELENRLPPRKSIPLEIIEPQEED, from the coding sequence ATGAGAAAAAAACACGTTAGCCCCGATAGCGCCCTTGGCTTAGTTTCAACCCTCAGTTTTCCCGCCATAGTAGGCACAGCAGATATGATGCTCAAATCTGCTGAAGTGATTTTAGTGGGTTATGAAAAAATTGGCTCAGGGTATTGCACCGCCATTGTGAGGGGAAATATCGCTGACGTGCGCCTCGCTGTGGAGGAGGGCGCTAGAATGGCAGAACAAATCGGACAACTACATACTAAATTAGTCATAGCTCGTCCCATGCCTAATCTGGAGGCGATTTTTCCCATCGGCAGTAAATTGGTGGAGTTAGCTCAACAGGAAAGGGGTTATAGTCGTCTCAGTAATCGGTCTATCGGTTTAATTGAAACAAGGGGCTTCCCTGCGATGGTGGGCGCTGCTGATGCCATGATGAAATCGGCTGATGTACAATTAGCATCCTATGAAACCATAGGCGATGGACTTTGTACCGCCATCATTCGAGGCACAGTGGCAAATGTAGCCGTAGCCATTGAGGCTGGAATGGCAGAAGCCCAACGCATCGGCGAATTAAACGCCGTAATGATTATTCCTCGTTTATTAGAAGATTTAGAACATACTTTGCCTGTTGCTAATTACTGGTTAGAGGAGAAAGAAAAACAACAACCTCTACCGAATTTTGCTCAACAGAAACGCTCTATTCCTCGCAAAAAATTTGTTGCATTACCTGAATTGGAAAAAGTTCCTGTTAATCTTAATCGTGGGCAAAAAGTAGAGTTAAAAGCAGAATTAGAAAATCGACTCCCTCCCCGTAAATCCATACCCTTAGAAATTATTGAGCCTCAAGAAGAAGACTAA
- a CDS encoding late competence development ComFB family protein, which yields MKITEIVDQALESGYLTPTMEGEVGRMCEQSAELSNEEYLSLDKLMGALLTGEVVAMPRKQFINVMEELVVSEVISRVAEIETTSNRLLDVGDISAYALNRLPPLYATTEEGASFQRTKALDELNKLITTQVEQAISLYLERPEFHPERQALSKGSQSHNVFEQVTKLLQSQAPHYE from the coding sequence ATGAAAATTACAGAGATTGTTGATCAAGCATTGGAAAGTGGCTATTTAACCCCGACGATGGAAGGGGAAGTGGGTAGAATGTGTGAGCAGTCAGCAGAGTTATCCAATGAAGAATATTTATCTTTGGACAAATTGATGGGTGCTTTATTAACAGGAGAAGTGGTAGCTATGCCAAGAAAACAATTTATCAATGTCATGGAAGAATTAGTGGTAAGTGAGGTTATCTCTAGGGTGGCAGAAATTGAAACTACCAGTAATCGTTTATTGGATGTGGGTGATATATCTGCTTATGCACTCAATCGTTTACCACCACTTTATGCAACTACGGAGGAGGGCGCTTCTTTTCAGCGCACAAAGGCATTGGATGAATTGAATAAACTTATTACCACACAAGTAGAACAAGCGATCTCATTATATTTAGAGCGCCCAGAATTTCACCCCGAAAGACAAGCACTGAGTAAAGGTTCTCAATCCCATAATGTATTTGAGCAAGTTACAAAATTATTACAATCTCAAGCACCTCATTATGAGTAA
- a CDS encoding GIY-YIG nuclease family protein has translation MSVEIDQIKLVELVFNSYLGQDGSINKTLDNKIAIYSIYNEEKKLQYIGYSRNLLLSLKQHLVRQPQECYWYKYYEIQRPSRSILEDIKNQWLTENGDIPVGNGEKESQWNQPIDAKLTMTEEDKQIYQNSDELGKIKVLKKISRRVEEEIKQQLNQRQINFEVRFNPKLKEQGLLDLKS, from the coding sequence ATGTCCGTTGAGATAGATCAAATTAAGTTGGTAGAATTAGTATTTAATTCCTATTTAGGTCAAGATGGTTCAATAAATAAAACTTTAGATAATAAAATTGCTATTTATTCCATTTATAATGAAGAAAAAAAATTACAATACATAGGCTATTCTCGTAATCTATTACTAAGTTTAAAACAACATTTAGTCAGACAGCCTCAGGAATGCTACTGGTATAAATATTACGAAATCCAGCGCCCTTCGCGCTCAATTTTAGAGGATATAAAAAACCAATGGTTAACTGAAAATGGTGACATTCCCGTGGGTAATGGCGAAAAAGAAAGTCAATGGAATCAACCTATTGATGCTAAATTAACCATGACAGAGGAAGACAAACAAATCTATCAAAATAGTGATGAGTTAGGTAAGATTAAGGTTCTAAAAAAAATATCTCGCCGAGTGGAAGAAGAAATTAAACAACAACTAAATCAGCGACAAATTAATTTTGAAGTTCGCTTTAATCCTAAATTAAAAGAACAAGGTTTATTAGATTTAAAATCTTAG
- the tatA gene encoding twin-arginine translocase TatA/TatE family subunit has product MFGLGIPEIVIILVVVILIFGPKKLPELGNALGKSLRGFKEEINPPSEEEEQDFK; this is encoded by the coding sequence ATGTTTGGCTTAGGTATTCCCGAAATTGTTATTATTTTAGTGGTAGTCATTCTTATTTTTGGACCCAAAAAACTACCCGAATTAGGCAACGCATTAGGTAAGAGTTTGAGAGGTTTTAAAGAAGAAATTAATCCACCATCAGAAGAAGAAGAACAGGATTTTAAATAA
- a CDS encoding phycocyanobilin:ferredoxin oxidoreductase: MSDIFNSSLKERLHPLINQLADSIVQTWSAHLTLSDYQLPENLGYVEGKLEGERLTIQNCCYQSREFRKMHLELAKVGENLDILHCVMFPRFGYGLPMFGCDIVGGKRGISAAIVDLSPTSALRTLSEDYQQRLGALSDDGFSEKRELPPWGDIFSPYCLFIRPHGDEEEQNFINRVTNFLTIHCHIALESQLLSAEEGQIYLAGQKNYCRQQQLNDKTRRILEKAFGEEWAEIYMTQVLFDIPN; encoded by the coding sequence ATGAGCGATATTTTTAATTCTAGTTTAAAAGAAAGATTACATCCTTTAATTAATCAGTTAGCTGATAGTATAGTACAAACTTGGTCAGCGCACCTCACCCTGAGCGATTATCAGTTGCCAGAGAATTTAGGTTATGTGGAAGGGAAGTTAGAAGGAGAAAGGTTAACCATTCAAAATTGTTGCTATCAAAGCCGTGAATTTCGCAAAATGCACCTTGAGTTGGCAAAGGTGGGAGAAAATTTAGATATTTTACACTGTGTGATGTTTCCTCGTTTTGGCTATGGTTTACCCATGTTTGGTTGTGATATTGTGGGCGGTAAAAGGGGTATTAGTGCCGCCATTGTGGATTTATCTCCCACCAGCGCCCTCCGCACCCTCTCAGAAGACTATCAACAACGGTTAGGGGCGCTTTCTGATGATGGTTTCAGTGAAAAACGAGAATTACCCCCTTGGGGTGACATTTTCTCCCCTTACTGTTTATTTATCCGCCCCCACGGTGATGAAGAAGAGCAAAATTTTATTAATCGAGTCACCAATTTTTTAACTATACATTGTCATATTGCTTTAGAATCTCAACTTTTATCAGCAGAAGAAGGACAAATATATTTAGCAGGGCAAAAAAATTATTGTCGTCAACAGCAGTTGAATGATAAAACGCGCCGTATTTTGGAGAAGGCTTTTGGCGAGGAATGGGCAGAAATTTATATGACTCAAGTCTTATTTGATATTCCTAATTAG
- a CDS encoding DNA double-strand break repair nuclease NurA: MLDLAKLAQQMPQVGQEMQKEAHFSSQRLLLAEEFLKKLETRQEEFMEVYGRFRDRLIFSPATPIEPISKVIDIPSAPPRHTVFSSDGSQIAPSHHEIAYCYLINIGRIMLHYGQNLHPLLDSIPEIYYKSADLNRYRQWGVRTEEWMGYQRTVAEGEALANMACTWVNPPGAHFDTPNLAMSDGSLVYWFLENLPHEAREEILTPIINAWEKLRESKIPWVGYLSASRAMDANSFLRLVACPYEQPDCYTYCDNDMEKYPCQKFQPLRDATLWATLLQPGQRSALFRSNSRILELYPDDLRPYFCYLHGGVEIARVEFPQWVAQDDEILRRALGITLAQIEKGFGYPVALAEAHNLAVVKGGDRSRFFALLERQMLKSGLRNVGTSYKEARKRGSIA; the protein is encoded by the coding sequence ATGTTAGATTTAGCAAAATTAGCGCAACAAATGCCCCAAGTAGGGCAGGAAATGCAGAAAGAGGCTCATTTCAGCAGTCAACGGTTACTCCTTGCTGAAGAATTTTTGAAAAAATTAGAGACTCGACAAGAGGAATTTATGGAGGTTTACGGGCGCTTTCGTGATCGGTTGATTTTTTCCCCTGCTACTCCCATTGAACCAATATCAAAAGTAATTGATATACCCAGCGCCCCTCCCCGTCATACAGTATTTTCCAGTGATGGCTCACAAATTGCCCCGTCACATCATGAAATTGCCTATTGTTACTTGATCAATATCGGTAGAATCATGCTTCATTATGGGCAAAATTTACATCCGTTATTAGATAGTATTCCCGAAATTTACTATAAATCTGCCGATTTAAACCGTTATCGCCAGTGGGGAGTGCGCACGGAAGAATGGATGGGTTATCAGCGCACGGTGGCGGAGGGGGAAGCATTGGCAAATATGGCTTGTACTTGGGTTAATCCGCCGGGCGCCCATTTTGATACCCCTAATTTGGCAATGAGTGATGGTTCTTTGGTATATTGGTTTTTAGAAAATTTACCTCACGAAGCGAGAGAGGAAATATTAACGCCCATTATCAACGCTTGGGAAAAACTACGAGAAAGTAAAATTCCTTGGGTGGGTTATCTGAGTGCTTCGCGCGCTATGGATGCCAATAGTTTTCTGCGCTTAGTAGCTTGTCCCTATGAGCAACCGGATTGCTATACTTATTGTGATAATGACATGGAAAAATATCCTTGTCAAAAGTTCCAACCGTTACGAGATGCTACTTTATGGGCAACATTATTACAACCGGGGCAACGTAGCGCCCTTTTCCGTAGCAATTCCCGTATTTTAGAGCTTTATCCTGATGATTTACGTCCCTATTTTTGTTATCTTCATGGCGGAGTGGAAATCGCTAGGGTAGAGTTTCCCCAATGGGTAGCCCAAGATGATGAAATATTGCGGAGGGCGCTGGGTATTACCCTTGCTCAAATTGAAAAAGGTTTTGGCTATCCTGTCGCCCTTGCTGAAGCCCATAATTTAGCAGTGGTGAAAGGTGGCGATCGCAGTCGTTTTTTCGCTCTTTTGGAGCGACAGATGTTAAAGTCAGGATTGCGTAACGTTGGCACATCTTACAAAGAAGCCCGAAAAAGAGGCAGTATTGCCTAG
- a CDS encoding type II toxin-antitoxin system RelE/ParE family toxin: MAYRVVWSLKAVEDVEAIAAYIARDSPSYAAAVVQKILGITQNLASGNGEGRPIPEFDDCHTMEEFAYSYRLIYRCDDDLYTILAVIHGKKLLYLTD; this comes from the coding sequence ATGGCTTATCGAGTAGTTTGGTCTTTAAAAGCGGTGGAAGATGTGGAAGCTATTGCAGCCTACATTGCGAGGGATTCCCCTTCCTATGCGGCGGCGGTAGTACAAAAAATTCTCGGTATTACTCAAAATTTGGCTTCTGGTAACGGTGAAGGGCGCCCGATTCCAGAGTTTGATGATTGTCATACTATGGAGGAGTTTGCCTATAGTTATCGCCTCATTTATCGCTGTGATGATGATCTTTATACCATTTTGGCAGTGATTCACGGTAAAAAATTACTCTATCTCACGGATTAA
- the proS gene encoding proline--tRNA ligase, which produces MRLSQMLWVTLRETPAEAEIPSHQLLLRAGFIRRIGSGIYAYLPLMWRVLQKVSQIVREEMNATGALECLLPQIQPADLWQESGRWDTYTKAEGIMFSLVDRQKRELGLGPTHEEVITAVARDMIKSYRQLPIHLYQIQTKFRDEIRPRFGLMRGREFIMKDGYSFHTSVESLKETYKDMDQAYRNILTRCGLSFRAVEADSGAIGGSGSQEFMVLADAGEDDILYTEDGKYSANVEKAVSLPSDVIPSPFSSFEKRETPHTATIAKVSDFLQCSATIIVKNVLYQAVYDSGKTVLVLVNIRGDQDVNEVKLQNELVKLASNYDAKTVISLTVPDPDAQAKWAGQPLPLGYIAPDLADSYIAPSLHVEPSFLRMADQTVVNLTNFVTGSNECGYHTVGANWGENFPLPKLIVDVRKAQTGDRAIHDPTQLLQTARGIEVGHIFQLGTKYSEAMGATYTSEEGKEEPFVMGCYGIGVSRLAQAAVEQFYDKDGIIWPVAIAPYHAIIVVPNITDANQMQVAEKLHQEMNEAGIETLLDDRDERAGVKFKDADLIGIPYRIVTGRSLKDGKVELVVRASKASEDVLIEDVVKTIKNF; this is translated from the coding sequence ATGCGTTTATCTCAGATGTTATGGGTAACTTTACGGGAAACTCCAGCAGAAGCAGAAATCCCTAGCCATCAATTACTATTGCGCGCCGGTTTTATACGTCGTATCGGTAGCGGTATTTATGCTTATCTACCGTTAATGTGGCGCGTCTTGCAAAAAGTATCCCAAATCGTCCGAGAAGAAATGAACGCTACAGGGGCGCTAGAATGCCTTTTACCTCAAATCCAACCGGCTGATTTATGGCAGGAATCCGGGCGCTGGGATACCTACACCAAAGCGGAAGGCATCATGTTTTCCCTCGTTGATCGCCAAAAACGAGAGTTGGGATTAGGACCAACTCACGAGGAAGTTATCACCGCCGTAGCTAGGGATATGATCAAATCTTATCGTCAGCTACCAATACATTTGTACCAAATTCAAACTAAATTTAGAGACGAAATTAGACCCCGTTTTGGTTTGATGCGCGGTCGAGAATTTATCATGAAAGATGGTTATTCTTTCCACACTAGCGTAGAAAGTCTCAAGGAAACCTATAAGGATATGGATCAAGCCTACCGCAATATTTTAACCCGTTGTGGCTTGAGTTTTCGGGCTGTAGAAGCGGATTCGGGCGCTATAGGTGGTTCTGGTTCGCAAGAATTTATGGTGTTAGCAGATGCTGGAGAGGATGATATTCTCTACACGGAAGATGGCAAATATTCCGCTAATGTGGAAAAAGCGGTTTCTTTACCCTCCGATGTGATACCTTCTCCTTTCAGTAGTTTTGAAAAACGAGAAACTCCCCATACGGCAACCATTGCTAAAGTTTCAGATTTTTTACAATGTTCAGCGACTATTATTGTTAAAAATGTTTTGTATCAAGCGGTTTATGATTCAGGGAAAACCGTCTTAGTTTTAGTTAATATTAGAGGGGATCAAGATGTTAACGAAGTCAAATTACAAAATGAATTGGTCAAATTAGCTTCTAATTATGATGCTAAAACTGTGATTAGTTTAACTGTACCAGACCCCGATGCTCAAGCCAAATGGGCTGGTCAACCCTTACCATTAGGCTATATTGCCCCAGATTTAGCGGATAGTTACATAGCGCCCTCCCTCCATGTTGAGCCTAGTTTTTTGAGAATGGCTGATCAAACGGTGGTAAATTTAACTAATTTTGTCACCGGTAGTAACGAATGTGGTTATCATACGGTGGGCGCTAATTGGGGTGAAAATTTCCCTTTACCAAAATTAATTGTTGATGTGCGCAAAGCTCAAACGGGAGACAGAGCAATACATGATCCTACACAGCTACTACAAACAGCGAGAGGTATTGAAGTAGGGCATATTTTCCAATTAGGCACGAAATATTCTGAGGCCATGGGCGCTACCTATACCAGTGAGGAAGGCAAGGAAGAGCCTTTTGTCATGGGCTGTTATGGTATTGGGGTATCACGGTTAGCACAGGCTGCCGTAGAGCAATTCTATGATAAGGATGGTATTATTTGGCCCGTTGCCATTGCGCCCTATCATGCCATCATTGTTGTGCCAAATATCACTGATGCTAATCAAATGCAGGTAGCTGAAAAACTACATCAGGAGATGAATGAAGCTGGTATCGAGACTTTACTTGATGATCGGGATGAGCGCGCTGGGGTAAAATTTAAGGATGCTGATTTAATTGGTATTCCTTATCGTATCGTCACTGGGCGCTCTCTCAAGGATGGTAAAGTGGAATTGGTGGTGCGCGCTAGTAAAGCTAGTGAAGATGTTTTAATTGAAGATGTAGTAAAAACTATTAAAAATTTTTAA
- a CDS encoding endonuclease domain-containing protein: protein MSYLPYNKNLVNRAKELRKNMTKAEKKLWYDYLRNFKFRIHRQRPIDNFIVDFYCPELKLVIEVDGESHYQENAPEYDLQRTQILEGYGLKVIRFNNEEVLHNLEGIVRIIEGMIP, encoded by the coding sequence ATGAGCTACTTACCATATAATAAAAATCTTGTTAATAGGGCAAAAGAATTAAGAAAAAATATGACCAAAGCAGAGAAAAAACTTTGGTATGATTATTTAAGAAATTTTAAATTTAGAATACATAGACAACGCCCTATTGATAACTTTATTGTTGATTTTTATTGTCCTGAATTAAAATTAGTAATAGAAGTTGATGGAGAAAGTCATTATCAAGAAAATGCACCAGAATATGACTTGCAAAGAACTCAAATATTAGAAGGATATGGTTTAAAAGTAATTAGATTTAATAATGAAGAAGTTTTACATAATTTAGAAGGAATTGTCAGGATAATTGAGGGAATGATTCCGTAG